The nucleotide window TAGACGTAGCAAGAAAACTCCACAATGAATTTGCAGAACAGTTTAAATATGCTAAGATATGGGGTAAATCCGCGAAATTCCCTGGACAAAAAGTAGGAGCAGACCATGTATTGGAAGACGGAGACGTAGTAGAAATACATACCTAATAATAAGATAAAAACCTTCCACAGACATATTACTTAACGTCAATTTTTAAGTCTTTTATGAATAATCAGAAGTAGTTATTTGCTTGAGTTTACTATAAAAAGTTTATATGCTAACATAATATAAATTATTCCAATGGCAATATCTATTGGCAAGAAAAAATCTAAAAAAGGGAGTGCATCACCAACACCCAAGTCTAACTATAGTCAGATTGACCTTATGTTTTATAAGTCATCCTTAGCTAAATCCTTAGCTAAATCATTTGAGAAAAAACTTAAGCAAGCAGGCCTGCCTGATGACCCTAGAGTTCTGGCTTCAAGATTATTGTTCTTTATGATAGTCGCTTTGGTAGCAATGGTAGCTTTATGGGTAATAGGGATTATAGGGATTAGGGACTTTGTCTTAACCCGTGAGCCTAAATATGCAGTATTCGGAATAATGGGGTTCATATTCGGTACTATTATCCCACCTGTTACCTATCTAGTATTCAACCTTAATATCTCGCAGAAGATTGATAGCAGGAGAATTGGGATCGAGGCTGAAACTCCGGCCTTTGCTGCACTCTTCCTAGTCTTCTTGAGGTCTGGGCTATCTCCTAAGATACTCTTTGAGAACATAAGTAAGACTAAGGCTTTTTCCTACATTAACGGGGTTTCCAAGTACATAGTAAAAAGGATGAACTATTTGGGGGAAAGTGTAGAGAGGGCGGTAGATAGCTCAATAAGAGTAGTACCTTCTAAGCTCTATGAGGAACTGATGAGTACTTATATTACGGCTATAGTAAGCGGGGCACCGGTTTACGAGACAATGTCTACGAAAGTAAAAGATATCATAAAACGAATTGAACTGTTGGCTACGGTAGCTGCAGATAGGCTGTCTGGGGTCGGAGAAGGGTATGTAACGTGGCTAGCATCAGGTTTTATAACAATTTATCTGATACTAATCCTTGAATCAGTATTCACATTACTACAGCTTCTACCCCTACCAATAATCGGGATCTTGGTAGTGGTATTTGTTCCTATGGTCAACGTATTGTTCATATTCGCTGTTGACTCTTTGCAGTTCAAGTTCCCCGAAAAGCCCCTGAAGGCTGACAAACTGTTCTTAGAAATGATACCAGTAGGGTTCATACTAGGGATAATCCTAATGATAGCCTTAGAGCCCCTAATGGCTAGGATATTCCACTATCCACTGATCGCACCTCAGTTCCTGGTAGTCGACATGTTTACCCTATCGGGAACCACTTACGCAGTGCCCGCTACTGTCGTAGGGCTTACTTTGGGCTTTATAATCGCACTAGTCCCGCCCACAATAATGGCCCAGAGGGAATTAAATGAGGGGACAGGGTATGACATATATGTGGTAAGGCTATTAAGGGCTATAGGAGAAGGGGTTAGGGCTGGACTTTCTCCTGAGACGATAATCAAGAACCTGAAAGAAAACAAAGAAATGGGTAAGTTACAGTCTGTTCTGAGGAGGCTTTATGCGTATATACGTCTAGGTATGCCAGTTAAAGACGCCTTCAGAAAAGCATCACAAAATATAATTGATTTCCCGACGAAGGTTGCCTTTAATTCATTAGCTGATATGGTCGAGATAGGTAGCTTGACTCCCGAGTCAGTTGAGATACTGGCTGACCAGTTGGACTCACAGATCAGGATAAGGAATGAGTACTACTCCAAGATCAAAGTCCTACTATACATGCCATATATAGGGTCAATCCTAGCCTTGATCACCTCGGTCATATTATCCAGTGCTATACTATCCCTTATAAGCACTGGCGGATATGCGTTCACTTATGGGCCCTTAGCTGTAGCTACAGCATTAGTCCCTAAAGCCATATACATGACAGCCCTCTCATCAGTGTTTAATTCTATGCTCGCCGGCCTATTAGTAGGAAAGCTGGCTAGGGGAAGGATTGCCAATGGGTATAAGCACGCAATAATATTGTTAGTTATAACAATGGTCCTACTGATAATGACCTTACTATTACACTTCTCGTTTGTATCAAGCCAGGCACCGACCTTATGAAAACTTATATAGAAGGAAAGGGATAGATATGGTAATGAGTTCACAAAAATTGAAGATAAAACTACCCAAGATATCTACTAACAATAAAAACAAGAATGTCAGAGCTGAAGAAGTAGATTTACCATTTTCGCTTTATCCCCTCTTTATCCCCGTGCAGACGATAGAGGGAGAAGTTTTTTCTCAGTACGAGATAGACTTATCCAATATTATCCCAGAGGACATAGCAAATGACTTTAGCCAAAACAGGATAGAACTATCTATTGCTAAGCCGAACGTCTTCATTACATACGACGAGGAAAAGGGTATTTATAAGTATAACTTAATTGAGCCCCTAATGGACGTGAACACCTTCAACATCTACCTAACTTTAATCGATGAAGTCGAGAGGAGCCTGCTAGCAGATACCGACCATGTGCCCTTAGGCAAAATCTTGGTCGATCTAAGCTCTAAGAGACCGGAACTTAAGGTATTCCAAGGAAGAGTAGGTGAACTCAACGTACTCTCAACACCATTCAAAGTAGCTTTGTACTACTTACTAAGAAATATGTTCGGTTATAACATACTGACCCCCTTGTTATTAGACCATAATATTGAGGATATTTCGTCAAGCGGACTTAATTTACCGATATACGTATACCATAGACAGTTCGAATACACACCGACAAACATCGTAATCACCAAACAGATGAACTTGTTTGGAAAAATTATCGATGGTGAACAGCTGCTCGATGAACTTGTTTTAAGGTTTATCTCGTTAGCCAATAAGACAATTTCAGTAGCTACACCCATAGCAGACGGTATATTACCTAAAGGAGATAGAATAGCGGCGACGTTTAGAAGAGAGGTATCAGCTAACGGTTCATCTTTCGTCATAAGAAGGTTTTCGGAAAGCCCTATAACTATTTTAGACCTTATAAACAGCAAGGTCCTATCCCCAGAAGCTGCTGCTTACTTATGGTATGCCATAGATATGAAACTCTCTTTCATGGTCATAGGAGTGACTGGAGCAGGAAAGACCACAGTGCTGAACGCTATTTTGAACTTAGTCAAGGAGTCCATGAAGATAGTGTCAATTGAAGATATACCTGAAATAAGATTGGCCCAAGATAACTGGGTCCAATTATATGCGAGACCTGCATACGGTGGGCTCGGTAAGGAAGTAGGTTTAATGGACTTACTGAAGCTATCATTAAGATACAGGCCTGATATAATAGTAGTCGGAGAGATCAGAGGTGAAGAAGCTTACGTTTTGTTCCAAGCTATATCTACTGGGCACGGTGGTGCAACGACCTTCCACGCGTACGACGCTGAAAGCGCAGTTAAAAGGTTAATGAATGAACCCTTAAACATCCCCTCAGAGTGGATACCTATGATGAACATCATTGTGACAGTAAGGAGGTTGCCAGTATATGTCGGTGACAAAATATTGTTGAGGAGGAGAGCTGTCTCAATAAACGAGATCGTCTCCTACAACGACCTAAGGCAGAGCGTGAGATGGGATCCCAACACTGACACTCACATATTAGACTATAACGCTGCCATGGTCTTAAGGTCTAGAATTGAAGAGTCTGGTAAAAACTTTGATGATGCTAAGGCAGAGATAGAGAGGAGAGCCACGTTCCTGAAGATGATGGCAAGTACTAGACAAATAGTGCAGAGCAGAGACAGCTACAAGATATTGAAGAAGTACATAATTAAATACTCACTGAGACCAGAAGAGGCAATGAGAGAAATACAAATGATGGCAGGAGTTAAACAAGTGACTCAATAACTCCTAACCCCAGTAATACAATACATGATAACCAATACGAAAATACTGCGTTTATAAAGGAGAGAAGGAAAATAGGTATTATTTTTAAAAAGTTAATTTTTCTAGTATCATCCTCACCTCTCTCTTCTTTCTTTTCCTTAGGGGTAACCCTCCATTTATAAGGGATCCTGAAAAGCCCCCTTGAATAACCGGCTACTGAAGCGTTTAGTATGGTGAGTACTACTCTTAGGTCGCCTTCTTTCTGTCCCAGAACCAGTGCATATATAACGGTAGAAATACCGTAGACGAGAAGAGGAGTTAGGAGTAAAAGTTGATCCAGCTCAAGTAGGAACTCGAGACCGTTAAACACTATGAGCGTGAGTAAAAATAGAGGATATAATCCCCACTGCTGTGCGTAGATAAACCCTTCTAAACCGCTTATACCCTTTCTCACCATTTTCGCGGAAAGTAAAAATATCTGTGATGAACCGTAAGACCACCTCTCTATCTGCTTGTATAGGTCGTATAGAGTATATGGAGCCTTTGAATAAACAATTATGTCCTCAAAGAACACTACTTTCACGTCTTTGAGGAACAGCCTTATCCCCAACTCCAAATCCTCAGCTATTGCACCTTCCTTCCACCCGCCAACACTTAATAATACACTCTTACGGATAGAGAAAGCGGATCCGTTAGGAAAAATAGGGAGGTTCAGAAAATACCTGCCCTTAAACAGAGCTAACATGACCTTTTCTGTGAACTCTTTATAATACCTCTGTAGTGTGGTCTCGTCGGAGTAAATTCTTATTCTAAGTGCAGAAGCTAGATAAGATTTCTCGTTCAACTTTTGGAAAAAACCTTTTCCTACTCTCGCATCGGCATCAAGGAAGACAAGGTAATCTCCTTTAGCTAAGTTAACCGCAAAATTCAGTGCTCCTGCTTTTCCCCCCTTGGGGCTCTCCCTCCTGACTACCCTGAAATTAGCAGGTAAGGTTACCGCACTGAATACCTCTTTAAAATAGCTCTCAGTGTCATCGGAAACTATTATTACCTCGTACTTGTCATAGTCTATCGAAGCCAAGTTGTTTATTAGCTCCTTAATTGTTTCTTTTCCCTCATTTCTAACTGCAACTATTATCGAGTAAAATCTTTCGTTTTTTTCTCGCCACGTATCTCTGAACTGAGTACGCGTTCCGACCTTATAATAATAAGCTTGGAGTATATTCCAGACCGAAGGGGCTACGGAAAAGAGGGCTAAGAGGACAATTAAAAAGTCTTTAAAGGGGTTTACTATGGTAAAAAACTCCATATTTATTTTCCTGAGGCCCTTTTAATAGCCCCGCTGATCCTCGCTTTAGCCTCGTTGGCTGACCCCCAACCTGAAACTTTGACCCATTTACCGGGCTCTAGTTCCTTATAGTGCTCGAAGAAGTGCATGATTTTGTTTTTCACCGCTTCGGGTAGGTCGATAATGTCCCTCACATTAGAGTAACTCGGGTCTATTTTGTCCTTAGGAACAGCTATTATCTTTGCATCCTCTCCCTCTTCGTCTCTCATGTAGAGCATGCCTATTGGCCTAGCTTCAATTGCCGTACCGGGTAAAATAGGGTATGACGTTATCACTAACACATCTATTGGGTCCCCGTCTTCTTCTAAAGTACCAGGCACGAAGCCGTAGTTAAAGGGATATACCATAGACGTGTATAAGACCCTATCTACCTTTACTACTTCTTCTTCTTCGTCATATTCGTATTTTATATTAGACCCCATTGGTATTTCAATTAGAACATTTACCTCCTCGGGGGCTTTTTTACCTGGTCCCATTTTCATAGTCTCTCACTATAAAAAAGAAGAGCTACTTAATTAAATCGTTTATTAGAAAATTGATCACATCTTCAATCAAATTGAAAGGAAACTTTTTCTTAACTTCCTCAAGTACTTTCAGATAACTGTTCAATATTTCTCCCACATCATATCCCTGCTTTAGGTACCTCTTAGCTTGAAGATAAGTAGAGAGCATCTCACTGAACTTGGCTACCTGCCCCTCAAGGCTTTTACCTTTATACTCTTCGAAGAGCTCCTCTCCTAAACCAAGTTCCTTAATCGCCTCTAATTCGATCTCTTCTTTCTGGGGTAACTTGTCCGAAGCCCACTTGGGTAAGTCCCCTAACAAAGTCTCTCCTATGTCGTGGAATACAGCTATCGTAACTGCCTTTTCAGGGCTGAGTTCTACCCCTTTTTCTAAGATCTTCTTGGACAAATAATATGCTATAACTCCTGCTTCCCAGCTATGTTGAGCTACTGTCTCCCCTACAGCAGGAGGTACTCCCCTCTGCATCCAACCCGTACGCACCAGACTCTTACCGCCGGCGAGGATCCTCTCGAGGTCTACCTCATTCATAGCCTCTCACTCAGGTACTTTAACGTATTTATCATTTCATCTATTGAACTAGTCCAGAGCCTGATCATCGCCTCTTTACCCTTTACACCCCTATCGAAAATGACGTTCGGGATACTGCCGTAAGTATTATGCACAAACGTAACTAACCATTGCATACTCTTACCTTCAATATGTGAGCTGGGCTCAAGCTCCCTATTGACTTCTATTACATCATAACCTGTTTCTTTCAATAACCTAACTGCATCGTCACTGAAACGGATGTTTATAAGTACCCTAGCTTTGTTATTATAGCCCAAGATAGTAAGCAAAAGACGTGCGGTATGAGTAGGTTTCCCAAAGACTACCGGTAGCCCTACTCTGACCCTGTTGTCCCAGTTCCTTACTATCCTATCCCTGAATACTGCAATATCCTCTAAACCTTTCACATACTCCGGCTGGATTGCATGAGCTAGGTTGGACTGAACCTCAGGGATTAGCTTGTAAAACCCGTCCCACTTTTCTACTGTCTCAGCGAACTTTTCCATTTCGTTAATTACATCATATCTCATTGCTTTTACCAACGTTGGACTAACCGGGTCAATGGGCCCTATACCTCTTCCTATTTCTAACCCGTAGCGTATTGAACTTTGCAAAAGGTCTCTGGCGGTCCTGAATGAGGAAATTATGTCCTCACCTTTTGCTAAGCCTGCAGAAATTGCAGTAGCGAATACGCTACCGGTCCCGTGAGTATTCTTATTGGAAGTTACCCTCTCGTAGCCTATCTGGTGGTATTCATCCCTTATACTGTCATATAGTACGTCTACGCTGTATTTCCCTTCTAAGTGTCCGCCTTTAATTATGACATAAGGGATGCCGAAATTCTTCGATATCAGTTTGCTCACCACCTTAACGTCTTCAATACTCCTTATCTTGAGGCCCGATAGAAGCGAAGCTTCTAATGCATTAGGAGTTAACACAGTGGTCCTCGGTAAAATAGTCCTCTTATACTCGTCTATATCTTTGATTAGTGGCGTCCCGTCTTTTGCATAGATCACGGGGTCAGTAACCAGCGGTATGGCTGAAGGTAAAGAGTCTACAAGTATCTGGAATTGCTCTTTAGTATAAATCATGCCCAACTTCGCCGACCTTATATCAAAGTCTGAAAAGAGAGCGTCTAATTGGCTTTTCAGCACGTCCTGAGGTAACGGGTAGACCCTTGAAATACCCCGTGTATTTTGGGCAGTAATAGCTGTTAGGGCTCCTACACCATGTATTCCTAATATTTCATAGACCTTAATATCGGTCTCGAGACCTGCTCCGTTCCCGCTGTCGAGACCTGCGACGCTAAGGGCTACCGCCTTGTTCATTTCTCCTCACTCTCGTGTTACCTGCTACCACCCAAAATTGCCCGTCGTCTCTCACCTCAAGTTTCCATATGCCGGTTGAGTGTTTAACCATTTCAACTGCTTCTTCTACAGCGTTAATGGTGTCTTTTCTACCCCTACCTAATGCCATTACCAAAAACACGTCTTCCCCAGGTTTGAGGTCGTCTATTACGTGGATGATCTTCATCTTTACTAGGTCTTTATACTTCTCTTTTAGAGTGGAAATTATCTCCTCGAACCTCTTTTTCGTATATTCCTCATATGCTTGGTACTTTAGTTCATAGACTTTATGTCCTTCAACTATTCCTTTTACTATACCTAAATACACTACCATTGAGCCGACTTGTTCGTCCGCTTCGTTCCTAAATTCCCTTATTTCTTCAAGTATGTCTAACCTCTTACCTATTTTGAGTTCTCCCCCAGCTGGTGGCGGAAATATGGCTATTTCATCGCCGTCGTTTATCTCTTCTTTCTTTCTACCATTGACCAAGACTGAGACCTTTATATTACCCAGACCTTCTCTTAAGATTTTTCCAAATTCTTTCCCATACTTGTCCTCCAGTTGGGACTTAAGGCAGTCCACATCTTTACAGTTGGTTTCTACAACCTCTGACTCTTTTCCAGTATAGTCTTGGAGGAAAGCGAAATACTTAACTGTAACTTTCATTTACCTCAATCCTCTTTTTATATACAAGAGTTTTATGTGGACGATGAGTTTTTAAATTATCTACTAGGTAATGAAACTTCTAGGAAAAAATTTACTTATAATTTCGGGGAAGAACGCAACTCTGAGTTGATGAAAAAACTAGACGAAATAGAGACTATGATAAGGCAATTAGTAAAGGCCGTACCATATGACGAGAGAAAAAACAATAGTCCAACTGTACTCTGTGAACAGATACTCAGGAACGAGTACGTAATCGTAGAAAGCGAAAAGGTTAACAAGAACCTCCATCCATTGTTATTTATTTTATCCCTTGATGATAATAAGGTACTCGTAAGTTTTAAAGATACAATAGACCTCTTACAACTGTTATTTGAGAAGTATGGAGATAAAATAGAGGATAAGCTACCTAAAAGGCTTCTCCCCTTATTCTTGCTCCTACGTAAGATGGGGTTAATATACTTTGACCACGAGTCTAAGAGTTATAAGTTTATTAAATGAATTCCTCACACACTAAACGACCCACGTTACATCATGTGTCATGCCCTTTTCATAATAAATGCGAGGGTGGTATTCTAACAGTTGCCTTTCCGTGGAGCTATTAACTCGCATAACCTACAAGCCTGATTCCCTAATATCGACAAACTCGCAAGGTTAACGTGATCCTTTCGGAAACGTAATAACGCAATAATTATTGTTAATAATAATATAATTGTTGTATAGGCAAATTATTCAAAAAATATGGAGGAAATACATCGTAAAGCTTGGGCCTTTACCTAAAGCCACTTTAGCATATAACCAAATTAATAACCTTTTAAAGTAATAATATCTCTGGTGAATAGGGATCAGTAACCAACCCGAAGAAAGTGTAATTGAAGAGGTCTTAAGGAATTATAAAAATATAGCTACAGTAGGTTTCTCTAAAGACCCTTCTAAACCTTCTCACCAAGTCCCTAAGTTCCTAATGTCGAAAGGTTATAACGTGATCCCGGTTAACCCGACCGTGAGTGAGGTACTAGGGAGGAAAAGTTACAAGAGTGTTCTTGATATCCCCGATAGAATAGATGTAGTAGAAGTTTTCAGACCGTCTCAGGACGTGCCCAAAATAATTGATGAAGTCCTACAGAGATTAAAAGAAAAGGGGGACGTAAAGGTCATATGGTTACAAGAGGGGATAAGGAACGATGAAGCGGCTGAAAAAGCAAGGAAAGCTGGCTTAATAGTGATTCAAGATAGGTGTATGTATAAAGAGTACATGAAGAAAATTGAAGGAAATCCCCATCCTCCACCGGTAAGTCAGGTAGGTTGAAGTATTGTAACGACTTTATACTGTGGGTCTTTTAACTGATAATCGTCCTTAACGAAGGTTTGGAAAAATGTAAGTGGTGGGAACTCGGGGTTATCACAGTCAATTAAGGATAAGTCGTTTCCGACTACTACTATGTGTTCCCAATCGTCAAGTCTTAGCATTTTCTTGAGGTTACGAATTGATGTTAACACTTCTTCCTTTTTCTTTTCCCTTGCAATATCAGGACCATAGAAGAAGACCTCAGAATCTGTAAGAGGGATCTCCTCGTGTAATCTTGCACCTTTAAAAGTAATAGTGGTACTGTTATCGCATATACACGTGCCTTTAGATATGGGGTCTCTCGTGAGTACGTTAATCCTCATAACTATATCGTTTAAGCCTAATTCTTCACACCTCTCTTTTAAGAGCTTTAACATTGCAAGAGAAAAGATGTAGTATAGTTCACCTTGTAAGTTAACTGGGTAGGCTAATAGTTCAGCATATTCTTCTGATATTTTAGCTTTTGGGATTAACCCACACTCTCCCTTCACTGTGGTTAGGGACTTCAAAATAACTAATTTCATTAAATAATGATCGCTGAGTTATTGATTTAAACATGACTTACATTTTATTATTAATAATTGTATTTTACGCTTTAATTAATGTTATCATTAAAACAAAAAATTTATAAACTTATATAACAAAATTAACATGTGAGATAAATGAGAAAAGGCGTAAAATTGTGCGGGTGTAGTAGTATAATAGGTTTGGGTGCGTTCCTTTTCGCGGGGGGCTTAGCTGGGGTAGTGAAAATAGCCTCCCCCGAATTCCCTTTATATGTTGGTATGTTATTGATGCTTATAGGGACTTTGAGCAGTTCGGTAACTATAGCACCAGACAAAAGTGAAGAATAAAGACAAAAAGACGGTTTTTGAGAAAAATAATAAATTTTTTAATTGTAGTTGACAAAATTGTGAGAAGCTTTATTTAAAGGTTTATTATAATAATTACGATGCGTGCTTTATTAGTTGTTTTCCTCCTTATAACAGTCTTCATAACTGTACCATTCGCACACCTATCTTCGGCCCAACTCGTTAGCACTCAGCCAAAACCCGTAGGTCTGGTGTCTTATGGCATATGTCAAGATGGAAAAAACATTACGTATAACATAACTACTCAACAGATCATAGGGTATTTCAAAATACTTTCCCTCAAGGCTTTAAATTTGACCTCAACTTATCCCTATTACGCTAGTTTACAACTAGGTGGCACAGTACTGACACCTCACGGGATAGAGTGGGTACAAGAAAGTTTAGTATTCAACACACAAAATAATACTTTCTTCGTAGCGTCATATAATAACGGTGAACAAACTGTAAATTCCACTGTAATCTATTATACCTTACCTCTTGCAGGTTACCTGATAATTTCGCTTATCAACAACTCTCCCTATACCCTCGTTAAATTTCAGTACGTTATAATACAGAACGGGTCTAGGTCACTCCCTCCACGAGTGATTACTCCTATTACGGCAAAAATCCAAGGGAACGCTGAATTCATAGTGAATTACTATTTAAAGGGGAATGTAGAACTGGTCTTTGGCGGGTATAACTCAGTTACTAATTTTACTTCACTTTATTCCCAGCTGGCACTGTTTTATAACGAGAGCGGTCTAAGACCTTTTCCTTCGCTCTATAACTACGGTACTAATGCCACTGGGTCCTCATCAGACCTTTTCACTATCCTCGGGTCTAACGATAACATAGTAGTAGCTGTGGGAAGCCCTAATTACGGTCTTATAACAAGTGACTACCAACCCCCAAAAGTCCCGTTAACATTTATAAACCAGTCTATTATTGTCAACGGTGTAGGGCTGTATAAGAACCAGTTATTTTACATAACGTCTCCCTATAACGTTACATTTCCTACAACCTTAAAGGTCGGAGAAAACGTTTTCCTCTACCTAGAAAAAGTAGACGTGGAAAACGAGGTTATCCCAAATAACGTTATTTTTCAGGTTTACAACTTCACAGGTTACTACGACGAAAAGGTTATCTTTTCCTTACTCTATCCTAATTTCTCAATTGTAGGCTATAACTTGAGTATCAACTCGATAGTCACATTACCCAACATAATTAACATAAGTAATAATGAAAGGTACGTTTTAACCAAACCTATTAATATCAGCGTTAACACGTCTATGCCCCTACTTGTAAACGTAAGCGGGCTCTACATTCCCCAGTATCTAGTAGAGATCGAATACCCTAACGGGAGTGTGATTACAAATTGGTTTGATAAGGGATCCGTGGTCACTCTTCCAAAATACATTTACGTTAGTCCCACCGAAAGGTATACCCTAGTAGGGCAAGACTACATTTACATTAATTCCTCCAATAAGGTGATTGCTCCTTACCAGACGGAATATAAAGTTTACTTAAATTACGGTAGCTTCTCTGTGACTTACTGGGTTAAAAATGGAGGGACAGTGAGCTTAAACGCATTTGTGCCCCCCTTTTACGAAGGAAAATGGGAGGGAACCTATAATGCACCTGTCGGTGCTAAGGTAGTCGTAAACCAATACATACAAGAAACGCTCGTCCTTCGTCCTAATATACCCCTTATCTCAGTATTAGTTCTGATCTTAGTGTTGGTCTTTTTGGGAGGTCTGTTTTGGTGGAGAGTAAAAAAGGTGGCTAAGCAATAAGGATAAAACTTTTTCTTCTCTATTTATTTAAAGAAATTATTTACAGATTAACTCTTAATTTTCACTACTGCGGTTAAGATAGATAATAACATTGAGACCAGAATAAACACCGAGGATACTAAAAACGCATAGTGAAGTCCTTGAGTAAACACTACCATCGTCTTACTGTCTAACGCATCAGTCCCCAGGAATATCTCAAATGCGACATATCTGGGGACCGAGACCGAAGCTACAGTTATACTTATTACGTAACTCAATACTGTGCCAATACTACTAAAAGTCCTCGCTAAGCCTGAAACGGCTCCGTAGTACTCTCTAGGTGCGCTAAACATTATTGCAGTGTTATTAGAGGGCCAGAATAAAGAAGAACCTATACCAGTTATTATAGATATCGCTGAGACCAAATAAGGCGAAGAATAGGGGGTCAGGAAAATGAAATACAGTATTAATGATATCAGAGTACCTGTCAACCCTATGGACGCTAATAGCCCAGGTTTTGTCTTCTCCGTCCTCTTGCCTACTATCGGAGATAATATGCTCGCTACCACATAACCTGGGATTAGGATCAGAGACGCGTACAACGGAGAGAGGCCTTTTACGCCCTGAAGGTACATTATCAGTAAGAAAGTTAGGGAAAGCCCTCCTATACCTTGGAAGAGTAACGCATATAACGAGTAGCTTAACAACCTTATTTTTAGTAACTTGAGGTTAACAATAGGCCTTTCA belongs to Stygiolobus caldivivus and includes:
- a CDS encoding type II secretion system F family protein, with amino-acid sequence MAISIGKKKSKKGSASPTPKSNYSQIDLMFYKSSLAKSLAKSFEKKLKQAGLPDDPRVLASRLLFFMIVALVAMVALWVIGIIGIRDFVLTREPKYAVFGIMGFIFGTIIPPVTYLVFNLNISQKIDSRRIGIEAETPAFAALFLVFLRSGLSPKILFENISKTKAFSYINGVSKYIVKRMNYLGESVERAVDSSIRVVPSKLYEELMSTYITAIVSGAPVYETMSTKVKDIIKRIELLATVAADRLSGVGEGYVTWLASGFITIYLILILESVFTLLQLLPLPIIGILVVVFVPMVNVLFIFAVDSLQFKFPEKPLKADKLFLEMIPVGFILGIILMIALEPLMARIFHYPLIAPQFLVVDMFTLSGTTYAVPATVVGLTLGFIIALVPPTIMAQRELNEGTGYDIYVVRLLRAIGEGVRAGLSPETIIKNLKENKEMGKLQSVLRRLYAYIRLGMPVKDAFRKASQNIIDFPTKVAFNSLADMVEIGSLTPESVEILADQLDSQIRIRNEYYSKIKVLLYMPYIGSILALITSVILSSAILSLISTGGYAFTYGPLAVATALVPKAIYMTALSSVFNSMLAGLLVGKLARGRIANGYKHAIILLVITMVLLIMTLLLHFSFVSSQAPTL
- a CDS encoding type II/IV secretion system ATPase subunit, with the translated sequence MSSQKLKIKLPKISTNNKNKNVRAEEVDLPFSLYPLFIPVQTIEGEVFSQYEIDLSNIIPEDIANDFSQNRIELSIAKPNVFITYDEEKGIYKYNLIEPLMDVNTFNIYLTLIDEVERSLLADTDHVPLGKILVDLSSKRPELKVFQGRVGELNVLSTPFKVALYYLLRNMFGYNILTPLLLDHNIEDISSSGLNLPIYVYHRQFEYTPTNIVITKQMNLFGKIIDGEQLLDELVLRFISLANKTISVATPIADGILPKGDRIAATFRREVSANGSSFVIRRFSESPITILDLINSKVLSPEAAAYLWYAIDMKLSFMVIGVTGAGKTTVLNAILNLVKESMKIVSIEDIPEIRLAQDNWVQLYARPAYGGLGKEVGLMDLLKLSLRYRPDIIVVGEIRGEEAYVLFQAISTGHGGATTFHAYDAESAVKRLMNEPLNIPSEWIPMMNIIVTVRRLPVYVGDKILLRRRAVSINEIVSYNDLRQSVRWDPNTDTHILDYNAAMVLRSRIEESGKNFDDAKAEIERRATFLKMMASTRQIVQSRDSYKILKKYIIKYSLRPEEAMREIQMMAGVKQVTQ
- the ppa gene encoding inorganic diphosphatase, which gives rise to MKMGPGKKAPEEVNVLIEIPMGSNIKYEYDEEEEVVKVDRVLYTSMVYPFNYGFVPGTLEEDGDPIDVLVITSYPILPGTAIEARPIGMLYMRDEEGEDAKIIAVPKDKIDPSYSNVRDIIDLPEAVKNKIMHFFEHYKELEPGKWVKVSGWGSANEAKARISGAIKRASGK
- a CDS encoding glycosyltransferase, with the translated sequence MEFFTIVNPFKDFLIVLLALFSVAPSVWNILQAYYYKVGTRTQFRDTWREKNERFYSIIVAVRNEGKETIKELINNLASIDYDKYEVIIVSDDTESYFKEVFSAVTLPANFRVVRRESPKGGKAGALNFAVNLAKGDYLVFLDADARVGKGFFQKLNEKSYLASALRIRIYSDETTLQRYYKEFTEKVMLALFKGRYFLNLPIFPNGSAFSIRKSVLLSVGGWKEGAIAEDLELGIRLFLKDVKVVFFEDIIVYSKAPYTLYDLYKQIERWSYGSSQIFLLSAKMVRKGISGLEGFIYAQQWGLYPLFLLTLIVFNGLEFLLELDQLLLLTPLLVYGISTVIYALVLGQKEGDLRVVLTILNASVAGYSRGLFRIPYKWRVTPKEKKEERGEDDTRKINFLKIIPIFLLSFINAVFSYWLSCIVLLGLGVIESLV
- a CDS encoding HD domain-containing protein; protein product: MNEVDLERILAGGKSLVRTGWMQRGVPPAVGETVAQHSWEAGVIAYYLSKKILEKGVELSPEKAVTIAVFHDIGETLLGDLPKWASDKLPQKEEIELEAIKELGLGEELFEEYKGKSLEGQVAKFSEMLSTYLQAKRYLKQGYDVGEILNSYLKVLEEVKKKFPFNLIEDVINFLINDLIK
- the thiD gene encoding bifunctional hydroxymethylpyrimidine kinase/phosphomethylpyrimidine kinase, with the translated sequence MNKAVALSVAGLDSGNGAGLETDIKVYEILGIHGVGALTAITAQNTRGISRVYPLPQDVLKSQLDALFSDFDIRSAKLGMIYTKEQFQILVDSLPSAIPLVTDPVIYAKDGTPLIKDIDEYKRTILPRTTVLTPNALEASLLSGLKIRSIEDVKVVSKLISKNFGIPYVIIKGGHLEGKYSVDVLYDSIRDEYHQIGYERVTSNKNTHGTGSVFATAISAGLAKGEDIISSFRTARDLLQSSIRYGLEIGRGIGPIDPVSPTLVKAMRYDVINEMEKFAETVEKWDGFYKLIPEVQSNLAHAIQPEYVKGLEDIAVFRDRIVRNWDNRVRVGLPVVFGKPTHTARLLLTILGYNNKARVLINIRFSDDAVRLLKETGYDVIEVNRELEPSSHIEGKSMQWLVTFVHNTYGSIPNVIFDRGVKGKEAMIRLWTSSIDEMINTLKYLSERL